Genomic DNA from Microbacterium neungamense:
TCCGTGATGATCGCGACGGCGCCCTTCTCGGCCGCGGTCCCCGCGAACTCCGCGCCGTGCCGGTTCACCCCCTGGATCGCCACGAACGCCTCCCCGGCCCGGAGGTCGGCGGTGGCGAGGGTGATCCCGCTGAGGTGGACGTCGGCGATGTCGCCGCGGACGTCACGGGCGAAGCGGTCGGCGAGCTCGGCCAGGGCGCGACGGGGTGGGTCGGCGGGGCGGAGCACAGGAGGAAGGTTGCTCATGTCGCATCCATGTTCTCACGCGGTCATCGCGCGGCATGTGCGGGGCGTTAGCGTGGACGGGTGGAAACCCTGCTGTATCTGGGCGGCATCCTGTTCATGCTCGTCGGTCTCGGCCTGTCCATCGGGCTGCACGAGATCGGGCACCTCGTGCCCGCGAAGCTGTTCGGCGTGCGGGTCGGCCAGTACATGATCGGGTTCGGCCCCCGGCTGTGGTCCCGGCGCATCGGCGAGACCGAGTACGGCGTGAAGGCGCTGCCGCTGGGCGGGTTCATCTCGATGTCGGGCATGTATCCGCCGTCGGACGTCTCCGGCCCCGCCAAGGGCGTCTTCCGCACCCTCGTGCAGGACGCCCGCACCGCGAACGACGAGACCATCGCGGACGGGGAGCAGCATCGCGTGTTCTACCGGCTGCCGGTGTGGAAGCGCATCGTGGTGATGCTCGGCGGGCCGCTGATGAACCTCGTCCTCGGCATCCTCGTCTTCACGGTCCTCGCCTCCGGGATCGGCATCCAGCAGGCCACGACGACCGTGGCCGCGGTCAGCGAGTGCGTGCTGCCGGCCGCGTCGGAGCCGACCGAGTGCGGCCCGGGCGACCCGCCCGCGCCGGCCGCCGAGGCCGGCATCCGTCCCGGCGACGAACTGGTGAGCGTCGGCGGCGCCCGCACCGAGACGTTCGCCGAGGCGTCGGCGATCATCCAGGCCTCGCCGGGCGAGCCGCTG
This window encodes:
- a CDS encoding M50 family metallopeptidase, translated to METLLYLGGILFMLVGLGLSIGLHEIGHLVPAKLFGVRVGQYMIGFGPRLWSRRIGETEYGVKALPLGGFISMSGMYPPSDVSGPAKGVFRTLVQDARTANDETIADGEQHRVFYRLPVWKRIVVMLGGPLMNLVLGILVFTVLASGIGIQQATTTVAAVSECVLPAASEPTECGPGDPPAPAAEAGIRPGDELVSVGGARTETFAEASAIIQASPGEPLPVVVRRDGEEVHLTLTPVTAEREFAEDGRTVVREVGYAGVSAQVAYVAQPIGTGPALALQQAGAVTSMIATLPVRLWDIGVALFTDRERDPNGPLSVVGVGRIAGEVAATDAPVLNRLVVLLNLLGALNIALFVFNMIPLLPLDGGHIVVALWDGLRRAWARLTGRPEPGPVDATRLVPLTVIVAAVLIGMGALLLIADLVKPVDLFG